A segment of the Vicinamibacteria bacterium genome:
CCGGCTGGCTCCGGAACGTGGAGGTCGAGCTGTCGCTCGATTATCTTGCGACCGGCATTCCCCAGGCGGGTGACGTTTTCCCGGACGGTACTCGGTACCTCAAGGATGCGAGCCCCTGGTCTCTTTCCATCGTTTTCGTGCTCCCGATCGCGCCGCTCTTTCCTTGAGGCCTTGAGGCCTTGAGGCCTTGAGGCGCGAGCGTCCGTTATCGATGCGCTCCATCATCCCGCCAGGTGAGGATTTCGCCCTTACCGTGGGCCATGGAGCCGGGGAAGACGCGCAGGCGCCAGGGATCGAGTCGGATCGCCGCAAACGTGTCGGCGGTCGGCCTGTCCCATCCCGGGATGTTCGCCGGGTCGTAGCCCAAAGGCGCGGGCCGGCTGGAGAATAGATCCCACACCATCCGTCGCGTCTCGTCGTCGTGATGAAGCGTCGCACGGCACTCCGCGGTGCAATTGTCCTGGGACGGGTCCCAGTAGTTCAGCGAGATGTAGGGGGTCCTTTCGAGATGCGTCCGCTTCAAAGGCGTGTTCATCGTTCCCACCCATCCTACGAGAGCTCCGCTCTCCCAAAGCCAGCACGGGTGCAGAGTGCGGGAGCGAGGACGACCCCTCGAGTCCACCGTGGCGGCGCTGCACCAGACGATGCGGTGAGCCATTTCGACGAAGGCCGGAGCGACTCTGGCGAGAGCATTCATGGAGCCACGTTAGCATTCTCGTCAACGCCGCCCATCCGGAGATCACGTGGGATCGGTGTCGAGGCCGGGATGTTCTGGTCAGGACCAGGCATTGCGTATAATCCAAAAATATGATATTATGATTATTCAGATGAAGGGAAAAGGCGATCGTGCCCGGGAAACACCACCCGAGTACGGGTCGTCGCGAAGGCTCTCGGCGACGGAAGCGTCGCGTAACTTTTCGGAAATCATGAACCGAGTCAAATACCGAGGCGAGACTTTCGTCATCGAGCGCGGGGGTGAGCCCATTTGTGAGGTTCGGCCCGCCACGCCGTCGAGGTTTACGGGAGCGGATCTCGCGGCGCTCCTGCGGTCGCTCCCGCGGGTGGACGACGACTATCTCGACACGTTGGAGGAGTTGACCCGATCGCAGGATCGGGTGCCCGAGTCGCCCTGGAAGCGCTGATTCGTGGGCGCGCTCATCGACTCGAGCATCCTTGTCGCGGCCGAGCGCGGCAGGCTCGATCTCGAATCGGCTCTCGCGAAGCACCAAGACTCCCAATTCGCGATCTCCGCAATCACCGCGTCGGAGCTCCTCCACGGCGTACACCGCGCCCGTGGAGAGGCGCGCCGCGGCCGGCGACAAGCGTTTGTCGAGGGCCTTCTGAGCTCCATCCCCGTCATTTCGTTCGATCTCGTGGCGGCGAGAGCGCACGCACGGATATGGGCCAAGTTGGCCGCTCGAGGTGTGACGGTTGGAGCTCACGACCTTCTCATCGCCGCCACGGCCGTATCACGGGGTATGGATGTCGTCACCCACGACACCAGAAGCTTCCCGAAGGTTCCGGGCCTGAAGCTCGTTCGCTGGTGAGCTCAGGAAAACTCGGCCGCTCTATTGATCGAGACCCCTCTCCCTCACGAGCTCGATGAGCTCGGCGACGCCGGGCCGCTGCGCGCCCCGGGGGAAGGCCGCCCACCAGTGACGGACGAGGCCTTCGCGCGTCACGGGAATGGCGCGGAGCGTGCCCTCGCGAAGGTGCG
Coding sequences within it:
- a CDS encoding pyridoxamine 5'-phosphate oxidase family protein produces the protein MNALARVAPAFVEMAHRIVWCSAATVDSRGRPRSRTLHPCWLWESGALVGWVGTMNTPLKRTHLERTPYISLNYWDPSQDNCTAECRATLHHDDETRRMVWDLFSSRPAPLGYDPANIPGWDRPTADTFAAIRLDPWRLRVFPGSMAHGKGEILTWRDDGAHR
- a CDS encoding prevent-host-death protein, with the protein product MKGKGDRARETPPEYGSSRRLSATEASRNFSEIMNRVKYRGETFVIERGGEPICEVRPATPSRFTGADLAALLRSLPRVDDDYLDTLEELTRSQDRVPESPWKR
- a CDS encoding PIN domain-containing protein, with amino-acid sequence MGALIDSSILVAAERGRLDLESALAKHQDSQFAISAITASELLHGVHRARGEARRGRRQAFVEGLLSSIPVISFDLVAARAHARIWAKLAARGVTVGAHDLLIAATAVSRGMDVVTHDTRSFPKVPGLKLVRW